The proteins below come from a single Mangifera indica cultivar Alphonso chromosome 16, CATAS_Mindica_2.1, whole genome shotgun sequence genomic window:
- the LOC123199313 gene encoding CLK4-associating serine/arginine rich protein isoform X3 gives MWHEARRSERKVHDMMDAARKRAQRRAVFLAKRRGDPQQSIQVIGSRCRIYRDDGLYQATQDQQGLIPWNGKQDVMIDRFDGRALLDFIREPVKRLRAQEKSEEEEEVEEFVNFERYRDLIKHRRRGFTDEEGLQHVNQEMETKAAALFALDRPPPSQPPVSKGSYSQVGFSYDGNGNEDTNFSDDEDDEDEEEDEEYFNSDDSNDEGMDKIAKEFGVKRYGWLVYMDKKAKEEEKRQKEAIKGDPAIRKLSRKERRKASQIEREREREAARITGTRVLHHDPYREPRRSPTYEAYPRFRRSRSRSRSPSYSRRHARGGHSDDLHRGKLRTPRIEYITEFGGTGDGDAPKLEGFSPPPSPTRADVLNRPASGHILEALHVDPASGVSLDKEKVTKVPKPVVSSSSALSKLTKSSASGGSSKQPLGEKKETPQERLKRIMSNQLNKQIKKDTAAEMAKKREQERHRQEKLAETSRLSTRRRSRSRSRSYSRSPPRRYRYSRSPSRSRGSRRYYSRSRSPTSPQTRSRTRSRSPR, from the exons ATGTGGCACGAGGCCAGGAGATCGGAGAGGAAGGTGCACGACATGATGGACGCGGCTCGAAAGCGAGCACAGAGACGTGCCGTCTTTTTGGCGAAGCGGCGCGGCGATCCTCAGCAATCCATTCAGGTTATCGGGTCGCGTTGTCGCATCTATCGTGACGATGGCCTCTACCAGGCCACTCAAGACCAGCAAGGCCT GATACCTTGGAATGGAAAACAGGATGTTATGATTGACAG ATTTGATGGGCGGGCTCTTCTAGATTTCATACGGGAACCTGTGAAACGTTTACGTGCGCAAGAAAagtcagaagaagaagaagaagtagaagaGTTTGTTAATTTTGAGCGATATCGGGATTTAATTAAGCATCGACGTAGAGGAT TTACAGATGAGGAGGGTTTGCAGCATGTAAACCAAGAAATGGAAACAAAGGCTGCTGCATTGTTTGCTTTGGacag ACCTCCACCGTCACAGCCTCCTGTGAGTAAGGGTTCATATTCGCAAGTTGGTTTCTCGTATGATGGAAATGGAAACGAGGATACCAATTTTTCAGATGATGAAGACGATGAAGATGAGGAGGAGGATGAGGAGTACTTCAACAGTGATGATAGCAATGATGAAGGAATGGATAAGATAGCTAAAGAATTTGGAGTAAAAAGGTATGGTTGGCTTGTGTATATGGATAAAAAGGctaaagaggaagaaaaaagacaaaaggaaGCAATCAAAGGTGATCCTGCAATT AGGAAGTTGAGTCgcaaggaaagaagaaaagcttCTCAAATAGAAAGGGAAAGGGAACGAGAAGCTGCACGGATTACTGGAACACGTGTGCTCCATCATGATCCATACCG GGAGCCTAGAAGAAGTCCAACTTATGAAGCTTATCCTCGATTTCGAAG ATCAAGATCACGATCTCGCTCCCCATCATACTCGAGGCGCCATGCTCGTGGGGGGCATTCTGATGATTTGCATCGAGGCAAATTGAGGACCCCTAGAATAGAGTATATTACTGAATTTGGGGGCACTGGCGATGGGGATGCACCAAAGCTTGAAGGATTTTCTCCACCACCATCTCCAACCCGGGCGGATGTTTTGAACCG GCCAGCATCTGGTCATATCCTTGAGGCATTGCATGTTGATCCAGCATCTGGTGTATCCCTTGATAAGGAAAAGGTCACAAAAGTTCCAAAACCAGTAGTAAG CTCATCTTCAGCTTTGTCAAAGTTAACCAAGTCAAGTGCTTCTGGTGGTTCTTCAAAACAACCATTGGGTGAGAAGAAAGAAACACCTCAGGAGCGGCTAAAAAGGATTATGAGCAATCAGTTGAACAAACAAA TTAAGAAGGATACGGCTGCTGAAATGGCTAAGAAACGGGAGCAAGAGCGGCATAGGCAGGAAAAACTTGCTGAAACAAGCCGATTAAGTACCAGGCGACGAAGTCGTAGCCGCAGCAGAAGTTATAGTCGTTCTCCTCCAAG AAGATACAGGTATAGCAGAAGTCCAAGTAGGAGCAGAGGCTCTCGAAGATATTATTCTCGATCACGCTCACCCACTTCTCCTCAGACTCGTTCACGTACTCGCTCTCGATCACCCAGGTGA
- the LOC123199313 gene encoding CLK4-associating serine/arginine rich protein isoform X4, translating to MWHEARRSERKVHDMMDAARKRAQRRAVFLAKRRGDPQQSIQVIGSRCRIYRDDGLYQATQDQQGLIPWNGKQDVMIDRFDGRALLDFIREPVKRLRAQEKSEEEEEVEEFVNFERYRDLIKHRRRGFTDEEGLQHVNQEMETKAAALFALDRPPPSQPPVSKGSYSQVGFSYDGNGNEDTNFSDDEDDEDEEEDEEYFNSDDSNDEGMDKIAKEFGVKRYGWLVYMDKKAKEEEKRQKEAIKGDPAIRKLSRKERRKASQIEREREREAARITGTRVLHHDPYREPRRSPTYEAYPRFRRSRSRSRSPSYSRRHARGGHSDDLHRGKLRTPRIEYITEFGGTGDGDAPKLEGFSPPPSPTRADVLNRPASGHILEALHVDPASGVSLDKEKVTKVPKPVVSSSSALSKLTKSSASGGSSKQPLGEKKETPQERLKRIMSNQLNKQIKKDTAAEMAKKREQERHRQEKLAETSRLSTRRRSRSRSRSYSRSPPRYRYSRSPSRSRGSRRYYSRSRSPTSPQTRSRTRSRSPR from the exons ATGTGGCACGAGGCCAGGAGATCGGAGAGGAAGGTGCACGACATGATGGACGCGGCTCGAAAGCGAGCACAGAGACGTGCCGTCTTTTTGGCGAAGCGGCGCGGCGATCCTCAGCAATCCATTCAGGTTATCGGGTCGCGTTGTCGCATCTATCGTGACGATGGCCTCTACCAGGCCACTCAAGACCAGCAAGGCCT GATACCTTGGAATGGAAAACAGGATGTTATGATTGACAG ATTTGATGGGCGGGCTCTTCTAGATTTCATACGGGAACCTGTGAAACGTTTACGTGCGCAAGAAAagtcagaagaagaagaagaagtagaagaGTTTGTTAATTTTGAGCGATATCGGGATTTAATTAAGCATCGACGTAGAGGAT TTACAGATGAGGAGGGTTTGCAGCATGTAAACCAAGAAATGGAAACAAAGGCTGCTGCATTGTTTGCTTTGGacag ACCTCCACCGTCACAGCCTCCTGTGAGTAAGGGTTCATATTCGCAAGTTGGTTTCTCGTATGATGGAAATGGAAACGAGGATACCAATTTTTCAGATGATGAAGACGATGAAGATGAGGAGGAGGATGAGGAGTACTTCAACAGTGATGATAGCAATGATGAAGGAATGGATAAGATAGCTAAAGAATTTGGAGTAAAAAGGTATGGTTGGCTTGTGTATATGGATAAAAAGGctaaagaggaagaaaaaagacaaaaggaaGCAATCAAAGGTGATCCTGCAATT AGGAAGTTGAGTCgcaaggaaagaagaaaagcttCTCAAATAGAAAGGGAAAGGGAACGAGAAGCTGCACGGATTACTGGAACACGTGTGCTCCATCATGATCCATACCG GGAGCCTAGAAGAAGTCCAACTTATGAAGCTTATCCTCGATTTCGAAG ATCAAGATCACGATCTCGCTCCCCATCATACTCGAGGCGCCATGCTCGTGGGGGGCATTCTGATGATTTGCATCGAGGCAAATTGAGGACCCCTAGAATAGAGTATATTACTGAATTTGGGGGCACTGGCGATGGGGATGCACCAAAGCTTGAAGGATTTTCTCCACCACCATCTCCAACCCGGGCGGATGTTTTGAACCG GCCAGCATCTGGTCATATCCTTGAGGCATTGCATGTTGATCCAGCATCTGGTGTATCCCTTGATAAGGAAAAGGTCACAAAAGTTCCAAAACCAGTAGTAAG CTCATCTTCAGCTTTGTCAAAGTTAACCAAGTCAAGTGCTTCTGGTGGTTCTTCAAAACAACCATTGGGTGAGAAGAAAGAAACACCTCAGGAGCGGCTAAAAAGGATTATGAGCAATCAGTTGAACAAACAAA TTAAGAAGGATACGGCTGCTGAAATGGCTAAGAAACGGGAGCAAGAGCGGCATAGGCAGGAAAAACTTGCTGAAACAAGCCGATTAAGTACCAGGCGACGAAGTCGTAGCCGCAGCAGAAGTTATAGTCGTTCTCCTCCAAG ATACAGGTATAGCAGAAGTCCAAGTAGGAGCAGAGGCTCTCGAAGATATTATTCTCGATCACGCTCACCCACTTCTCCTCAGACTCGTTCACGTACTCGCTCTCGATCACCCAGGTGA
- the LOC123199313 gene encoding CLK4-associating serine/arginine rich protein isoform X1 — translation MWHEARRSERKVHDMMDAARKRAQRRAVFLAKRRGDPQQSIQVIGSRCRIYRDDGLYQATQDQQGLIPWNGKQDVMIDRFDGRALLDFIREPVKRLRAQEKSEEEEEVEEFVNFERYRDLIKHRRRGFTDEEGLQHVNQEMETKAAALFALDRPPPSQPPVSKGSYSQVGFSYDGNGNEDTNFSDDEDDEDEEEDEEYFNSDDSNDEGMDKIAKEFGVKRYGWLVYMDKKAKEEEKRQKEAIKGDPAIRKLSRKERRKASQIEREREREAARITGTRVLHHDPYREPRRSPTYEAYPRFRRSRSRSRSPSYSRRHARGGHSDDLHRGKLRTPRIEYITEFGGTGDGDAPKLEGFSPPPSPTRADVLNRPASGHILEALHVDPASGVSLDKEKVTKVPKPVVSSSSALSKLTKSSASGGSSKQPLGEKKETPQERLKRIMSNQLNKQIKKDTAAEMAKKREQERHRQEKLAETSRLSTRRRSRSRSRSYSRSPPRRYRYSRSPSRSRGSRRYYSRSRSPTSPQTRSRTRSRSPRVKSHSRH, via the exons ATGTGGCACGAGGCCAGGAGATCGGAGAGGAAGGTGCACGACATGATGGACGCGGCTCGAAAGCGAGCACAGAGACGTGCCGTCTTTTTGGCGAAGCGGCGCGGCGATCCTCAGCAATCCATTCAGGTTATCGGGTCGCGTTGTCGCATCTATCGTGACGATGGCCTCTACCAGGCCACTCAAGACCAGCAAGGCCT GATACCTTGGAATGGAAAACAGGATGTTATGATTGACAG ATTTGATGGGCGGGCTCTTCTAGATTTCATACGGGAACCTGTGAAACGTTTACGTGCGCAAGAAAagtcagaagaagaagaagaagtagaagaGTTTGTTAATTTTGAGCGATATCGGGATTTAATTAAGCATCGACGTAGAGGAT TTACAGATGAGGAGGGTTTGCAGCATGTAAACCAAGAAATGGAAACAAAGGCTGCTGCATTGTTTGCTTTGGacag ACCTCCACCGTCACAGCCTCCTGTGAGTAAGGGTTCATATTCGCAAGTTGGTTTCTCGTATGATGGAAATGGAAACGAGGATACCAATTTTTCAGATGATGAAGACGATGAAGATGAGGAGGAGGATGAGGAGTACTTCAACAGTGATGATAGCAATGATGAAGGAATGGATAAGATAGCTAAAGAATTTGGAGTAAAAAGGTATGGTTGGCTTGTGTATATGGATAAAAAGGctaaagaggaagaaaaaagacaaaaggaaGCAATCAAAGGTGATCCTGCAATT AGGAAGTTGAGTCgcaaggaaagaagaaaagcttCTCAAATAGAAAGGGAAAGGGAACGAGAAGCTGCACGGATTACTGGAACACGTGTGCTCCATCATGATCCATACCG GGAGCCTAGAAGAAGTCCAACTTATGAAGCTTATCCTCGATTTCGAAG ATCAAGATCACGATCTCGCTCCCCATCATACTCGAGGCGCCATGCTCGTGGGGGGCATTCTGATGATTTGCATCGAGGCAAATTGAGGACCCCTAGAATAGAGTATATTACTGAATTTGGGGGCACTGGCGATGGGGATGCACCAAAGCTTGAAGGATTTTCTCCACCACCATCTCCAACCCGGGCGGATGTTTTGAACCG GCCAGCATCTGGTCATATCCTTGAGGCATTGCATGTTGATCCAGCATCTGGTGTATCCCTTGATAAGGAAAAGGTCACAAAAGTTCCAAAACCAGTAGTAAG CTCATCTTCAGCTTTGTCAAAGTTAACCAAGTCAAGTGCTTCTGGTGGTTCTTCAAAACAACCATTGGGTGAGAAGAAAGAAACACCTCAGGAGCGGCTAAAAAGGATTATGAGCAATCAGTTGAACAAACAAA TTAAGAAGGATACGGCTGCTGAAATGGCTAAGAAACGGGAGCAAGAGCGGCATAGGCAGGAAAAACTTGCTGAAACAAGCCGATTAAGTACCAGGCGACGAAGTCGTAGCCGCAGCAGAAGTTATAGTCGTTCTCCTCCAAG AAGATACAGGTATAGCAGAAGTCCAAGTAGGAGCAGAGGCTCTCGAAGATATTATTCTCGATCACGCTCACCCACTTCTCCTCAGACTCGTTCACGTACTCGCTCTCGATCACCCAG GGTAAAAAGCCATTCAAGGCACTGA
- the LOC123199313 gene encoding CLK4-associating serine/arginine rich protein isoform X2: protein MWHEARRSERKVHDMMDAARKRAQRRAVFLAKRRGDPQQSIQVIGSRCRIYRDDGLYQATQDQQGLIPWNGKQDVMIDRFDGRALLDFIREPVKRLRAQEKSEEEEEVEEFVNFERYRDLIKHRRRGFTDEEGLQHVNQEMETKAAALFALDRPPPSQPPVSKGSYSQVGFSYDGNGNEDTNFSDDEDDEDEEEDEEYFNSDDSNDEGMDKIAKEFGVKRYGWLVYMDKKAKEEEKRQKEAIKGDPAIRKLSRKERRKASQIEREREREAARITGTRVLHHDPYREPRRSPTYEAYPRFRRSRSRSRSPSYSRRHARGGHSDDLHRGKLRTPRIEYITEFGGTGDGDAPKLEGFSPPPSPTRADVLNRPASGHILEALHVDPASGVSLDKEKVTKVPKPVVSSSSALSKLTKSSASGGSSKQPLGEKKETPQERLKRIMSNQLNKQIKKDTAAEMAKKREQERHRQEKLAETSRLSTRRRSRSRSRSYSRSPPRYRYSRSPSRSRGSRRYYSRSRSPTSPQTRSRTRSRSPRVKSHSRH, encoded by the exons ATGTGGCACGAGGCCAGGAGATCGGAGAGGAAGGTGCACGACATGATGGACGCGGCTCGAAAGCGAGCACAGAGACGTGCCGTCTTTTTGGCGAAGCGGCGCGGCGATCCTCAGCAATCCATTCAGGTTATCGGGTCGCGTTGTCGCATCTATCGTGACGATGGCCTCTACCAGGCCACTCAAGACCAGCAAGGCCT GATACCTTGGAATGGAAAACAGGATGTTATGATTGACAG ATTTGATGGGCGGGCTCTTCTAGATTTCATACGGGAACCTGTGAAACGTTTACGTGCGCAAGAAAagtcagaagaagaagaagaagtagaagaGTTTGTTAATTTTGAGCGATATCGGGATTTAATTAAGCATCGACGTAGAGGAT TTACAGATGAGGAGGGTTTGCAGCATGTAAACCAAGAAATGGAAACAAAGGCTGCTGCATTGTTTGCTTTGGacag ACCTCCACCGTCACAGCCTCCTGTGAGTAAGGGTTCATATTCGCAAGTTGGTTTCTCGTATGATGGAAATGGAAACGAGGATACCAATTTTTCAGATGATGAAGACGATGAAGATGAGGAGGAGGATGAGGAGTACTTCAACAGTGATGATAGCAATGATGAAGGAATGGATAAGATAGCTAAAGAATTTGGAGTAAAAAGGTATGGTTGGCTTGTGTATATGGATAAAAAGGctaaagaggaagaaaaaagacaaaaggaaGCAATCAAAGGTGATCCTGCAATT AGGAAGTTGAGTCgcaaggaaagaagaaaagcttCTCAAATAGAAAGGGAAAGGGAACGAGAAGCTGCACGGATTACTGGAACACGTGTGCTCCATCATGATCCATACCG GGAGCCTAGAAGAAGTCCAACTTATGAAGCTTATCCTCGATTTCGAAG ATCAAGATCACGATCTCGCTCCCCATCATACTCGAGGCGCCATGCTCGTGGGGGGCATTCTGATGATTTGCATCGAGGCAAATTGAGGACCCCTAGAATAGAGTATATTACTGAATTTGGGGGCACTGGCGATGGGGATGCACCAAAGCTTGAAGGATTTTCTCCACCACCATCTCCAACCCGGGCGGATGTTTTGAACCG GCCAGCATCTGGTCATATCCTTGAGGCATTGCATGTTGATCCAGCATCTGGTGTATCCCTTGATAAGGAAAAGGTCACAAAAGTTCCAAAACCAGTAGTAAG CTCATCTTCAGCTTTGTCAAAGTTAACCAAGTCAAGTGCTTCTGGTGGTTCTTCAAAACAACCATTGGGTGAGAAGAAAGAAACACCTCAGGAGCGGCTAAAAAGGATTATGAGCAATCAGTTGAACAAACAAA TTAAGAAGGATACGGCTGCTGAAATGGCTAAGAAACGGGAGCAAGAGCGGCATAGGCAGGAAAAACTTGCTGAAACAAGCCGATTAAGTACCAGGCGACGAAGTCGTAGCCGCAGCAGAAGTTATAGTCGTTCTCCTCCAAG ATACAGGTATAGCAGAAGTCCAAGTAGGAGCAGAGGCTCTCGAAGATATTATTCTCGATCACGCTCACCCACTTCTCCTCAGACTCGTTCACGTACTCGCTCTCGATCACCCAG GGTAAAAAGCCATTCAAGGCACTGA
- the LOC123199037 gene encoding uncharacterized protein LOC123199037, whose amino-acid sequence MVDVDRRITGLNPAHIAGLRRLSARAAAPSPSNSLPARNSLLSFSSLADKVITHLKNSGIPVQPGLSDAEFARAEAEFGFVFPPDLRAVLSSGLPLGPGFPDWRAAGSARFHLRALLDLPIAAICFQIARNALWSKSWGARPADPEKALRVARNALKRAPLLIPIFNHRYIPCNPSLAGNPIFFVDENRIFCCGFDLSDFFERESLFRSSETDAQILQKQRTVSEKTAGSSSNFSRRSLDTGPGSRTPRWVEFWSDAAIDRRRRNSSSSSSCSSPERFFEMPRSEIPKWVEDYINQIGSVLREGGWSESDIVDIVNVSASGFFEGEMVLLDNQSVLDALLLKADRFSDSLRKSGWTSEEVSDAFGFDFRPEKERKQTKKLSPELVERIGKLAESVCRS is encoded by the coding sequence ATGGTTGATGTCGACCGGAGAATCACCGGTCTCAACCCGGCTCACATAGCTGGCTTACGCCGTTTATCAGCCCGTGCAGCTGCCCCTTCCCCTTCTAATTCTCTTCCTGCACGCAACAGTCTTCTTTCCTTCTCTTCTTTGGCTGATAAAGTTATCACCCATTTAAAAAACTCCGGAATCCCTGTTCAGCCCGGTCTATCTGACGCCGAGTTTGCACGAGCCGAAGCCGAGTTTGGCTTCGTTTTTCCTCCTGACCTCCGCGCCGTACTCTCCTCTGGCTTGCCTCTGGGTCCTGGATTCCCTGACTGGCGCGCTGCCGGATCGGCGCGGTTCCACCTCCGCGCGTTGCTTGATCTTCCGATCGCTGCTATTTGTTTCCAAATTGCTCGTAATGCACTTTGGTCTAAATCTTGGGGTGCACGGCCCGCTGACCCGGAGAAGGCTTTGCGGGTCGCGAGAAATGCGCTCAAAAGAGCTCCACTGTTGATACCCATTTTCAACCATCGCTACATTCCTTGTAACCCTTCTTTAGCTGGTAACCCGATATTTTTCGTCGATGAGAATCGGATTTTTTGTTGCGGTTTCGATCTATCTGATTTTTTCGAACGTGAGTCGTTGTTTCGGAGTTCCGAGACCGACGCACAGATTCTTCAAAAGCAGAGAACGGTTAGTGAAAAGACAGCTGGATCATCTTCAAATTTTTCACGGAGAAGCTTGGATACGGGTCCCGGGTCTCGGACTCCCAGATGGGTCGAGTTCTGGAGTGATGCAGCTATTGATCGACGCCGTAGAAACTCCTCGTCGTCGTCTTCTTGTTCGTCGCCGGAGAGATTTTTTGAAATGCCCAGATCCGAAATACCAAAGTGGGTTGAGGATTACATTAACCAGATCGGGTCGGTCCTAAGGGAAGGCGGGTGGAGCGAGTCCGATATTGTGGATATAGTAAACGTTTCAGCTTCAGGTTTTTTCGAAGGAGAAATGGTTCTATTAGACAATCAATCGGTTTTGGATGCTTTGCTTTTGAAAGCGGATCGGTTTTCAGATTCGCTCCGAAAATCCGGTTGGACCTCCGAGGAGGTTTCAGATGCTTTCGGGTTTGATTTTCGACcggaaaaggaaagaaaacaaacaaagaagCTGTCGCCTGAACTGGTAGAAAGAATTGGGAAACTGGCTGAGTCAGTTTGCCGGTCATAG